The following proteins come from a genomic window of Salvia hispanica cultivar TCC Black 2014 chromosome 4, UniMelb_Shisp_WGS_1.0, whole genome shotgun sequence:
- the LOC125222556 gene encoding GTPase Der-like isoform X4 has product MVEFFLVLIWQVIIWQIPDHLLPKVAIVGRPNVGKSALFNRLVGGNRAIVVDEPGVTRDRLYGRSFWGDYEFMVVDTGGVLTISKYHEERAISTTIGMEGIPLVSREAAVARMPSMVERQATVAVEESSVIIFVVDGQAGLTAADVEIGDWLRKNYSHKYIVLAVNKCESPRKGTLQASDFWGLGFSPLPISALSGSGTGDLLDSVCSQLKKIEHIEDPDTEEYVPSIAIVGRPNVGKSSILNALVGDNRTIVSPISGTTRDAIDTEFTGPDGQKWHLIDTAGIRKKASVASSGSTTEALSVNRAFRAIRRSDVVALVIEAMACITEQDFKIAEQIEREGKGCLIVVNKWDTIPNKNQQTAMFYEEDVRGKLRILSWAPVVYSTAIEGQSVDKITVAAGLVAKERSRRLSTATLNQVVSEAVAFKPPPRTRGGKRGRIYYCTQAAIRPPTFVFFVNDAKLFPETYQRYMEKQLRSSAGFPGTPIRLLWRSRRKSEKNGKEASVREQ; this is encoded by the exons AT GGTAGAATTTTTCCTGGTGTTGATTTGGCAAGTAATTATTTGGCAGATTCCTGACCATCTTCTTCCAAAGGTTGCAATAGTTGGAAGGCCAAATGTTGGTAAATCAGCGTTATTTAATCGCTTGGTTGGG GGAAACAGAGCAATTGTAGTTGATGAACCTGGTGTTACCAGGGACCGTTTGTATGGTAGATCTTTTTGGGGTGATTATGAATTTATGGTAGTGGACACCGGAGGTGTACttacaatttcaaaatatcatGAAGAACGAGCTATATCAACAACAATTGGCATGGAGGGTATTCCTCTCGTCTCCAGGGAAGCTGCTGTTGCTAGGATGCCTTCCATGGTTGAAAGACAAGCTACTGTTGCTGTAGAAGAGTCTTCTGTcattatatttgttgttgatggTCAG GCAGGTCTGACTGCAGCAGATGTTGAAATAGGGGATTGGCTGCGAAAGAACTATTCACACAAGTATATTGTTCTTGCTGTTAACAAATGTGAATCTCCTCGCAAAGGTACCTTACAAGCGTCAGATTTCTGGGGTTTAGG GTTTTCTCCCCTTCCAATATCTGCTCTATCTGGGAGCGGAACTGGGGACCTTCTTGATTCTGTCTGTTCTCAATTGAAAAAGATTGAG CATATAGAGGACCCTGATACGGAAGAATATGTTCCTTCCATTGCTATAGTTGGCCGACCAAATGTAGGTAAAAGTAGTATCTTGAATGCTTTGGTTGGGGATAATAGGACAATTGTCAGTCCAATCAGTGGAACTACCCGAGATGCTATTGATACTGAATTTACTGGACCAGATGGCCAG AAATGGCATCTAATAGATACAGCTGGTATCAGAAAGAAAGCATCTGTAGCTTCATCAGGCAGCACCACCGAGGCCCTGTCTGTGAACCGAGCGTTTCGTGCTATTCGACGTTCGGATGTTGTTGCCCTGGTAATTGAAGCAATGGCCTGCATCACAGAACAG GATTTCAAGATAGCAGAAcaaatagagagagaagggaaagGTTGCCTAATTGTTGTGAACAAATGGGACACAATACCTAATAAAAACCAGCAAACTGCTATGTTCTACGAAGAAGATGTGAGAGGGAAGCTCCGTATTCTTAGTTGGGCACCCGTAGTGTACTCAACAGCAATAGAAGGACAGAGTGTTGACAA GATCACTGTGGCTGCTGGTCTAGTGGCAAAAGAGAGATCAAGGAGATTATCAACAGCAACACTAAATCAAGTTGTCAGTGAAGCTGTTGCATTCAAACCACCTCCAAGAACTAGAGGAGGAAAGAGAGGTCGTATTTATTACTGCACCCAG GCAGCTATAAGGCCACCTACCTTTGTGTTCTTTGTAAATGACGCTAAGCTTTTTCCTGAAACATACCAACGGTATATGGAGAAGCAGCTCAGGTCAAGTGCAGGGTTCCCAGGCACTCCAATTCGGCTTCTATGGCGCAGTAGAAGAAAGTCAGAGAAAAATG GAAAAGAAGCTTCTGTAAGGGAACAATGA
- the LOC125222556 gene encoding GTPase Der-like isoform X3, producing the protein MSVKLMCLLDLCCSFWIPDHLLPKVAIVGRPNVGKSALFNRLVGGNRAIVVDEPGVTRDRLYGRSFWGDYEFMVVDTGGVLTISKYHEERAISTTIGMEGIPLVSREAAVARMPSMVERQATVAVEESSVIIFVVDGQAGLTAADVEIGDWLRKNYSHKYIVLAVNKCESPRKGTLQASDFWGLGFSPLPISALSGSGTGDLLDSVCSQLKKIEHIEDPDTEEYVPSIAIVGRPNVGKSSILNALVGDNRTIVSPISGTTRDAIDTEFTGPDGQKWHLIDTAGIRKKASVASSGSTTEALSVNRAFRAIRRSDVVALVIEAMACITEQDFKIAEQIEREGKGCLIVVNKWDTIPNKNQQTAMFYEEDVRGKLRILSWAPVVYSTAIEGQSVDKITVAAGLVAKERSRRLSTATLNQVVSEAVAFKPPPRTRGGKRGRIYYCTQAAIRPPTFVFFVNDAKLFPETYQRYMEKQLRSSAGFPGTPIRLLWRSRRKSEKNGKEASVREQ; encoded by the exons ATGTCAGTGAAACTCATGTGTCTTCTGGATCTCTGTTGTTCTTTTTGG ATTCCTGACCATCTTCTTCCAAAGGTTGCAATAGTTGGAAGGCCAAATGTTGGTAAATCAGCGTTATTTAATCGCTTGGTTGGG GGAAACAGAGCAATTGTAGTTGATGAACCTGGTGTTACCAGGGACCGTTTGTATGGTAGATCTTTTTGGGGTGATTATGAATTTATGGTAGTGGACACCGGAGGTGTACttacaatttcaaaatatcatGAAGAACGAGCTATATCAACAACAATTGGCATGGAGGGTATTCCTCTCGTCTCCAGGGAAGCTGCTGTTGCTAGGATGCCTTCCATGGTTGAAAGACAAGCTACTGTTGCTGTAGAAGAGTCTTCTGTcattatatttgttgttgatggTCAG GCAGGTCTGACTGCAGCAGATGTTGAAATAGGGGATTGGCTGCGAAAGAACTATTCACACAAGTATATTGTTCTTGCTGTTAACAAATGTGAATCTCCTCGCAAAGGTACCTTACAAGCGTCAGATTTCTGGGGTTTAGG GTTTTCTCCCCTTCCAATATCTGCTCTATCTGGGAGCGGAACTGGGGACCTTCTTGATTCTGTCTGTTCTCAATTGAAAAAGATTGAG CATATAGAGGACCCTGATACGGAAGAATATGTTCCTTCCATTGCTATAGTTGGCCGACCAAATGTAGGTAAAAGTAGTATCTTGAATGCTTTGGTTGGGGATAATAGGACAATTGTCAGTCCAATCAGTGGAACTACCCGAGATGCTATTGATACTGAATTTACTGGACCAGATGGCCAG AAATGGCATCTAATAGATACAGCTGGTATCAGAAAGAAAGCATCTGTAGCTTCATCAGGCAGCACCACCGAGGCCCTGTCTGTGAACCGAGCGTTTCGTGCTATTCGACGTTCGGATGTTGTTGCCCTGGTAATTGAAGCAATGGCCTGCATCACAGAACAG GATTTCAAGATAGCAGAAcaaatagagagagaagggaaagGTTGCCTAATTGTTGTGAACAAATGGGACACAATACCTAATAAAAACCAGCAAACTGCTATGTTCTACGAAGAAGATGTGAGAGGGAAGCTCCGTATTCTTAGTTGGGCACCCGTAGTGTACTCAACAGCAATAGAAGGACAGAGTGTTGACAA GATCACTGTGGCTGCTGGTCTAGTGGCAAAAGAGAGATCAAGGAGATTATCAACAGCAACACTAAATCAAGTTGTCAGTGAAGCTGTTGCATTCAAACCACCTCCAAGAACTAGAGGAGGAAAGAGAGGTCGTATTTATTACTGCACCCAG GCAGCTATAAGGCCACCTACCTTTGTGTTCTTTGTAAATGACGCTAAGCTTTTTCCTGAAACATACCAACGGTATATGGAGAAGCAGCTCAGGTCAAGTGCAGGGTTCCCAGGCACTCCAATTCGGCTTCTATGGCGCAGTAGAAGAAAGTCAGAGAAAAATG GAAAAGAAGCTTCTGTAAGGGAACAATGA
- the LOC125222556 gene encoding GTPase Der-like isoform X1 — MLSSFSALPLCKSCCFISHLSKYCPPPLAFSLPTALRRQLHLRKPSTAPLFATNFDISEEIELHAEIHGQEAPSDVDLEEEELENFDAEELEIEARRAVKEFSDSLSRELNIEGEVSKQKGTRGKQKKNINPISNIPDHLLPKVAIVGRPNVGKSALFNRLVGGNRAIVVDEPGVTRDRLYGRSFWGDYEFMVVDTGGVLTISKYHEERAISTTIGMEGIPLVSREAAVARMPSMVERQATVAVEESSVIIFVVDGQAGLTAADVEIGDWLRKNYSHKYIVLAVNKCESPRKGTLQASDFWGLGFSPLPISALSGSGTGDLLDSVCSQLKKIEHIEDPDTEEYVPSIAIVGRPNVGKSSILNALVGDNRTIVSPISGTTRDAIDTEFTGPDGQKWHLIDTAGIRKKASVASSGSTTEALSVNRAFRAIRRSDVVALVIEAMACITEQDFKIAEQIEREGKGCLIVVNKWDTIPNKNQQTAMFYEEDVRGKLRILSWAPVVYSTAIEGQSVDKITVAAGLVAKERSRRLSTATLNQVVSEAVAFKPPPRTRGGKRGRIYYCTQAAIRPPTFVFFVNDAKLFPETYQRYMEKQLRSSAGFPGTPIRLLWRSRRKSEKNGKEASVREQ; from the exons ATGTTGTCATCTTTTTCCGCACTTCCTCTCTGCAAGAGTTGCTGCTTTATCTCTCATCTCTCAAAGTATTGCCCTCCCCCTCTTGCTTTCTCTCTCCCCACTGCCCTCCGCCGTCAGTTGCACCTCCGGAAGCCTTCCACTGCTCCGTTGTTTGCTACCAATTTCGATATCAGTGAAGAAATTGAGCTACATGCCGAGATTCACGGACAAGAAGCGCCATCTGATGTAGACCTAGAGGAGGAGGAATTGGAGAATTTCGACGCTGAAGAACTTGAGATCGAGGCTAGGCGGGCGGTCAAGGAGTTCTCTGATTCCTTGTCTCGAGAATTGAACATTG AGGGTGAAGTTTCCAAACAAAAGGGAACTCGAGGAAAGCAGAAGAAGAACATAAATCCTATTAGCAAT ATTCCTGACCATCTTCTTCCAAAGGTTGCAATAGTTGGAAGGCCAAATGTTGGTAAATCAGCGTTATTTAATCGCTTGGTTGGG GGAAACAGAGCAATTGTAGTTGATGAACCTGGTGTTACCAGGGACCGTTTGTATGGTAGATCTTTTTGGGGTGATTATGAATTTATGGTAGTGGACACCGGAGGTGTACttacaatttcaaaatatcatGAAGAACGAGCTATATCAACAACAATTGGCATGGAGGGTATTCCTCTCGTCTCCAGGGAAGCTGCTGTTGCTAGGATGCCTTCCATGGTTGAAAGACAAGCTACTGTTGCTGTAGAAGAGTCTTCTGTcattatatttgttgttgatggTCAG GCAGGTCTGACTGCAGCAGATGTTGAAATAGGGGATTGGCTGCGAAAGAACTATTCACACAAGTATATTGTTCTTGCTGTTAACAAATGTGAATCTCCTCGCAAAGGTACCTTACAAGCGTCAGATTTCTGGGGTTTAGG GTTTTCTCCCCTTCCAATATCTGCTCTATCTGGGAGCGGAACTGGGGACCTTCTTGATTCTGTCTGTTCTCAATTGAAAAAGATTGAG CATATAGAGGACCCTGATACGGAAGAATATGTTCCTTCCATTGCTATAGTTGGCCGACCAAATGTAGGTAAAAGTAGTATCTTGAATGCTTTGGTTGGGGATAATAGGACAATTGTCAGTCCAATCAGTGGAACTACCCGAGATGCTATTGATACTGAATTTACTGGACCAGATGGCCAG AAATGGCATCTAATAGATACAGCTGGTATCAGAAAGAAAGCATCTGTAGCTTCATCAGGCAGCACCACCGAGGCCCTGTCTGTGAACCGAGCGTTTCGTGCTATTCGACGTTCGGATGTTGTTGCCCTGGTAATTGAAGCAATGGCCTGCATCACAGAACAG GATTTCAAGATAGCAGAAcaaatagagagagaagggaaagGTTGCCTAATTGTTGTGAACAAATGGGACACAATACCTAATAAAAACCAGCAAACTGCTATGTTCTACGAAGAAGATGTGAGAGGGAAGCTCCGTATTCTTAGTTGGGCACCCGTAGTGTACTCAACAGCAATAGAAGGACAGAGTGTTGACAA GATCACTGTGGCTGCTGGTCTAGTGGCAAAAGAGAGATCAAGGAGATTATCAACAGCAACACTAAATCAAGTTGTCAGTGAAGCTGTTGCATTCAAACCACCTCCAAGAACTAGAGGAGGAAAGAGAGGTCGTATTTATTACTGCACCCAG GCAGCTATAAGGCCACCTACCTTTGTGTTCTTTGTAAATGACGCTAAGCTTTTTCCTGAAACATACCAACGGTATATGGAGAAGCAGCTCAGGTCAAGTGCAGGGTTCCCAGGCACTCCAATTCGGCTTCTATGGCGCAGTAGAAGAAAGTCAGAGAAAAATG GAAAAGAAGCTTCTGTAAGGGAACAATGA
- the LOC125222556 gene encoding GTPase Der-like isoform X2 — protein sequence MLSSFSALPLCKSCCFISHLSKYCPPPLAFSLPTALRRQLHLRKPSTAPLFATNFDISEEIELHAEIHGQEAPSDVDLEEEELENFDAEELEIEARRAVKEFSDSLSRELNIEGEVSKQKGTRGKQKKNINPISNGNRAIVVDEPGVTRDRLYGRSFWGDYEFMVVDTGGVLTISKYHEERAISTTIGMEGIPLVSREAAVARMPSMVERQATVAVEESSVIIFVVDGQAGLTAADVEIGDWLRKNYSHKYIVLAVNKCESPRKGTLQASDFWGLGFSPLPISALSGSGTGDLLDSVCSQLKKIEHIEDPDTEEYVPSIAIVGRPNVGKSSILNALVGDNRTIVSPISGTTRDAIDTEFTGPDGQKWHLIDTAGIRKKASVASSGSTTEALSVNRAFRAIRRSDVVALVIEAMACITEQDFKIAEQIEREGKGCLIVVNKWDTIPNKNQQTAMFYEEDVRGKLRILSWAPVVYSTAIEGQSVDKITVAAGLVAKERSRRLSTATLNQVVSEAVAFKPPPRTRGGKRGRIYYCTQAAIRPPTFVFFVNDAKLFPETYQRYMEKQLRSSAGFPGTPIRLLWRSRRKSEKNGKEASVREQ from the exons ATGTTGTCATCTTTTTCCGCACTTCCTCTCTGCAAGAGTTGCTGCTTTATCTCTCATCTCTCAAAGTATTGCCCTCCCCCTCTTGCTTTCTCTCTCCCCACTGCCCTCCGCCGTCAGTTGCACCTCCGGAAGCCTTCCACTGCTCCGTTGTTTGCTACCAATTTCGATATCAGTGAAGAAATTGAGCTACATGCCGAGATTCACGGACAAGAAGCGCCATCTGATGTAGACCTAGAGGAGGAGGAATTGGAGAATTTCGACGCTGAAGAACTTGAGATCGAGGCTAGGCGGGCGGTCAAGGAGTTCTCTGATTCCTTGTCTCGAGAATTGAACATTG AGGGTGAAGTTTCCAAACAAAAGGGAACTCGAGGAAAGCAGAAGAAGAACATAAATCCTATTAGCAAT GGAAACAGAGCAATTGTAGTTGATGAACCTGGTGTTACCAGGGACCGTTTGTATGGTAGATCTTTTTGGGGTGATTATGAATTTATGGTAGTGGACACCGGAGGTGTACttacaatttcaaaatatcatGAAGAACGAGCTATATCAACAACAATTGGCATGGAGGGTATTCCTCTCGTCTCCAGGGAAGCTGCTGTTGCTAGGATGCCTTCCATGGTTGAAAGACAAGCTACTGTTGCTGTAGAAGAGTCTTCTGTcattatatttgttgttgatggTCAG GCAGGTCTGACTGCAGCAGATGTTGAAATAGGGGATTGGCTGCGAAAGAACTATTCACACAAGTATATTGTTCTTGCTGTTAACAAATGTGAATCTCCTCGCAAAGGTACCTTACAAGCGTCAGATTTCTGGGGTTTAGG GTTTTCTCCCCTTCCAATATCTGCTCTATCTGGGAGCGGAACTGGGGACCTTCTTGATTCTGTCTGTTCTCAATTGAAAAAGATTGAG CATATAGAGGACCCTGATACGGAAGAATATGTTCCTTCCATTGCTATAGTTGGCCGACCAAATGTAGGTAAAAGTAGTATCTTGAATGCTTTGGTTGGGGATAATAGGACAATTGTCAGTCCAATCAGTGGAACTACCCGAGATGCTATTGATACTGAATTTACTGGACCAGATGGCCAG AAATGGCATCTAATAGATACAGCTGGTATCAGAAAGAAAGCATCTGTAGCTTCATCAGGCAGCACCACCGAGGCCCTGTCTGTGAACCGAGCGTTTCGTGCTATTCGACGTTCGGATGTTGTTGCCCTGGTAATTGAAGCAATGGCCTGCATCACAGAACAG GATTTCAAGATAGCAGAAcaaatagagagagaagggaaagGTTGCCTAATTGTTGTGAACAAATGGGACACAATACCTAATAAAAACCAGCAAACTGCTATGTTCTACGAAGAAGATGTGAGAGGGAAGCTCCGTATTCTTAGTTGGGCACCCGTAGTGTACTCAACAGCAATAGAAGGACAGAGTGTTGACAA GATCACTGTGGCTGCTGGTCTAGTGGCAAAAGAGAGATCAAGGAGATTATCAACAGCAACACTAAATCAAGTTGTCAGTGAAGCTGTTGCATTCAAACCACCTCCAAGAACTAGAGGAGGAAAGAGAGGTCGTATTTATTACTGCACCCAG GCAGCTATAAGGCCACCTACCTTTGTGTTCTTTGTAAATGACGCTAAGCTTTTTCCTGAAACATACCAACGGTATATGGAGAAGCAGCTCAGGTCAAGTGCAGGGTTCCCAGGCACTCCAATTCGGCTTCTATGGCGCAGTAGAAGAAAGTCAGAGAAAAATG GAAAAGAAGCTTCTGTAAGGGAACAATGA